CGGACGGCAAGAAATTCTCGCATTGCTGCCGCATTGATTTCATGGGATTGGCAGCCAGCAACCTGTTGGATGCCGGGAGCGAGTATGTTTCATCCAGCGTCGCGGATTGTCTCGAGGACATCTTCAAAAATGCCGAAATCTTGAATGATAAAGGCTGCTTTGTGAAGATGCGTTTTTTGTTTTGTTATCCCTACTCTGCTTACGCCGTTTCCCGCATCCAGGCGGAATCCACACGCAATCGCTCCTCCATCGATGAACCCCGCTATCTCCGAGATTTTAATCTGGTCGAACAGGTCAATCAGACCACTTTTTTTTCAATCAGCCCTCGTGCGCAATCAAACCAACGGCCTCGAACAAATACAGATCTGGGTGGATAAGTACGGTTGGACGCCGGGCGCCGTGAACAAAATCATTGTGCGCTTTACGCCGATGAGCCCCGATCTCTGCATGCTAATCATCAACGACACGATTTTCTGTGACGCTTATTTGAATGCCAAAAAAAGCCGCCTGGCCAAAAGGGCTGCCATCGTAGCGCCCTTAATGCAAATCGAGAGCCAGGAAAATCGCGATGCATTCGAAGGCATCGAGGATCATTTTCGTTATCTCTGGGATCACGACACCACGCTCGACTGCGAAGACGCAACATACTACCAGGCCGGAGTACCCAATAGCCTCATGCAGATCCGGCCTCCACAACAAATCGACTTTTCCAAAAAGGTGGCGCGCTTGTTGCGCCGCAACAAGCAAATCACAGAACACGATCTCAATCATTGGCGCTTCGTGGTGACGCGCTTATTCGATCGTTTCTGCCTCGACCCTGTTCCCACACCCAGTTCGGAATCGCTGTTTATCGCATGCAGTTGGGAAAAAAGCAAGGATCAGCGCTATATCCCAAACCGCTCGGCTCGCCAAATGTTCGAATACCTTGATCAGGATTTCGGACTCGGCCTGGAGAAACCGCTGATCTCCGTCAATATTATGGAAGCCGCCTCCGGTGATTTCTTGACCCGCCAGCTCTACGCCCGGTTGCAGCAGTCAACTCTGGCAATCATCCTGCTGACGATGGACATTGCCAGCTTGAGTGGCGAGCGCTTCACCAAACCCAACGTCTATCACGAGCTGGGCTATTTGATGCGACATCTCGATTCCCAACGATTGCTTGTGCTGTGCGAGGAGGGTGTTCACGTGCCTTCGAATATTCATGATCTCGTGCGCGTCGATTTCCCCAAGGATAAACTGGCCCTGTGTTACAAGGATGTGCTGGATTGGCTCAAGCGCGCCAATACCTTTGTACCGACGCCCGTCATTGAGCAGGCGTGCCGTCATCATCTCAAGCGGCTGGACCGCATGACGCAGGCGGAAGTATTGACGCAGGAAGAGGTGGATACGGCCAAGCAACGCCTCAAAGAAGATATGGAAAAGCTGAAGAAATCTTGATGCGAGATGAGGCAGGCGATCTGCGCCGCGCGCCTAGCGTCCACGCTGTGAGAATACCCTGTTCAAACTGCGTTTTCTTTCATCGCAATACTCACCACCGTAACATCATCGTGCAATGCTTCACTGCCGCCAAACTCGCGCACGGAATTTATCACGGTTTCACACAGGTCGTGCACGGGCAATGACAAATGTTGCAGCCAGCATGCGCGCAACCGTTCTTCCTCGAATTGCTCGCCGCTTTTATTCGCCGCTTCGATGATACCGTCGGTGTAGAGTAACAGCCTGTCATCGGCCTGCCACGCGAATTCCAACTCCTCGAAGGCCGTCTCCAACCGCAAACCCAAACCCAAACCCGGCGTACGCAAGACTTGCACGTGTTGCGCGACTGCGGCATAGTGAAAAACAGGCGGATGCCCGGCTGTTGCCAGTTTGATCAAACCTTCATTTTTATTGAGCAGTAGGCAGGCAAACGTCACAAACACGTTTTTTTCTGAGAGATGATAAAGCGTCTTGTTCAAATTTTCGAGAACCTGGCGCGGGGAAAATTCATGTTCGATCTGACTGCGCAGCGCGCTTTTCGTCATGGCCGCCAAAATACCCGCGCCAATGCCGTGCCCGGCAACATCGCCAATCACCACCATCACCTCGTTTTGAGACAGAGGTATGATATCGAAATAGTCGCCACCGACTTCTGTCGCAGGCGCACTCAGGCCGGCAACTTCACACCATGTGGTTTGCATCGGCGAGGAGGGCAACAATGACTTTTGAATATTCTGTGCCAGGCTGATCTCAGCCTCCAGTCGTGCGCGTTTGTCGACCTCCTTTCCAAAAACATAAATAAACATGCCGTAACCGGCGGCAATGAAAAAAATGCCCAGCATGGTAATGCCGAAACGCTGATTCCTTTGTTTGCTCAACTGCGCTGGCGTCAATGTGACAGACTCTGTTTTTGCCGGCGCCTGGCCGCGCCATGCGCCTTCGATGGAAGCGGAGGCCACAATCAGCGCTGTAAAAAGGGCTATGATCAAGAGCAGGGGCAGAAATTTTTTGCCGAATAAAATGATGCTGGCCGCCATTCCCGCGCTTAACAAGGTGATATAGGTCAAACGCATCCAAACGAGTTCGTTCAACACCGGCTCCATCAGCGTTTGCAGCGGGCCAAACGTCGCAAAAATCAAAGCCACGGCCAGCGCCAGGCGGCGCAGCGCCGCAGGCGACATATAATTCCAAATTGGAGAAGTTTTGGTCAGCATTTTTTGCCTTTGTTTAAAATTGCGAGGAAAGCGAAACGCCGGACGCGCAATCGTAACATGTGAAAATGGCCAGCCAAAATCAAATTCGATTTTCCGGCCCCGGGATAAACTCTCGCTTGAATCTGTAGAAAATGCTTGCCTCTGTGTCTTGAATGGAGAATATTGCAGCGTTGCCCTACAAATCACTTTAACACAAAGATTCAGGAGAAGGCCGTGTACAAAACCCAAAGCTGGTTTGTTTGTTTTTTGTTGTTCGTTTCATTTCAAACTCTACTGAGCCAAACCTGGCAAACGTTTACCAACGTACCGACAATTTCACGCTACAACGATGTTTTCTTTGTGACACCCACGCGCGGCTGGATTGTCAACGGCTCCGGCCAGATTCATCGCACCACGAACGGCGGACTTTCGTGGCAGAAACAATTTGAGCAAGCCATTACGCATTTCCGTTCCATCGGTTTCATCGATTCGTTGCGCGGCTGGGCCGGAAATGTCGGGCCTGGAGAATTTGGCGCGACGGACACGACGACGCTATATCAAACCAGCGACGGCGGCCAAACCTGGACGCCGGTATCAACCTTTCAAGGTCCGAAGCCGCGCGGCCTGTGCGGCATGCACGTCGTGAATGATTCCGTTATTTGCGCTGTTGGCCGCGTGCGCGGCCCGGCTTTTTTCACCAAAACCACGGATCGCGGACGAACCTGGCACGCCAAAGACATGAGTGCATATGCCGCCGGCTTGATCGATGTTTATTTCTTTCATCCCGACACTGGCATTGCCGTCGGCTTGACCAATGTTAATCATAACAGCTCAAGGGGAGTGGTGTTATACACAACCGACGGCGGCGAAACCTGGGAGAAACGTTTGGCCACGGCGCGCACCGGCGAATGGTGCTGGAAAGTTTCGTTTCCCTCTCGCCGGGTCGGTTATGCCTCGTTGCAACGCAACAGTGAAACGCCGATTTATTTTTTGAAAACGATGGACGGCGGCGTAACCTGGCAAGAGAAGCTGTTTTCGAACAGTTATTATTTTGTGCAAGGCATCGGCTTTGTCGATGAACAAA
This is a stretch of genomic DNA from Cytophagia bacterium CHB2. It encodes these proteins:
- a CDS encoding serine/threonine-protein phosphatase codes for the protein MLTKTSPIWNYMSPAALRRLALAVALIFATFGPLQTLMEPVLNELVWMRLTYITLLSAGMAASIILFGKKFLPLLLIIALFTALIVASASIEGAWRGQAPAKTESVTLTPAQLSKQRNQRFGITMLGIFFIAAGYGMFIYVFGKEVDKRARLEAEISLAQNIQKSLLPSSPMQTTWCEVAGLSAPATEVGGDYFDIIPLSQNEVMVVIGDVAGHGIGAGILAAMTKSALRSQIEHEFSPRQVLENLNKTLYHLSEKNVFVTFACLLLNKNEGLIKLATAGHPPVFHYAAVAQHVQVLRTPGLGLGLRLETAFEELEFAWQADDRLLLYTDGIIEAANKSGEQFEEERLRACWLQHLSLPVHDLCETVINSVREFGGSEALHDDVTVVSIAMKENAV
- a CDS encoding T9SS type A sorting domain-containing protein yields the protein MYKTQSWFVCFLLFVSFQTLLSQTWQTFTNVPTISRYNDVFFVTPTRGWIVNGSGQIHRTTNGGLSWQKQFEQAITHFRSIGFIDSLRGWAGNVGPGEFGATDTTTLYQTSDGGQTWTPVSTFQGPKPRGLCGMHVVNDSVICAVGRVRGPAFFTKTTDRGRTWHAKDMSAYAAGLIDVYFFHPDTGIAVGLTNVNHNSSRGVVLYTTDGGETWEKRLATARTGEWCWKVSFPSRRVGYASLQRNSETPIYFLKTMDGGVTWQEKLFSNSYYFVQGIGFVDEQNGWIGGNNSNPTYKTTNGGETWQSAGFGGRVNRIRFLGDTLGYAVGNTVYKYTATSTNVTQRNHERPSNFLLDQNYPNPFNPSTTIRFTLLQPARVSIVIHDVNGREVEHLLDQPRAAGEHTITWDAIDREGNAAPSGVYWYTIRTEHFTNTKKMVLVR